The Desulfuromonadaceae bacterium genome includes a region encoding these proteins:
- a CDS encoding DMT family transporter, with product MLFILLALAAGICIPTQSGINAQLATYAKSSVFAATISFIVGSLALFLYVVIMRIPLPVAALGVAPWWCWTGGLLGAFFVAVTIFLVPQLGATTMLSLVLAGQMVASLIYDHYGALAFPVHPISPLRIIGVLLIAIGAILIKKF from the coding sequence GTGCTTTTCATCCTTCTCGCCCTTGCTGCGGGGATCTGTATCCCCACCCAATCGGGGATCAACGCGCAGCTGGCCACCTATGCAAAATCGTCCGTCTTTGCCGCCACGATCTCCTTTATTGTCGGTTCCCTTGCCCTGTTCCTCTATGTCGTCATTATGCGCATCCCGCTCCCTGTGGCTGCGCTTGGGGTGGCTCCCTGGTGGTGCTGGACCGGTGGCTTGCTCGGAGCGTTCTTTGTCGCCGTGACGATTTTTCTTGTCCCGCAACTAGGGGCAACCACCATGCTCAGCCTGGTCCTCGCGGGACAGATGGTGGCTTCACTGATCTACGATCACTACGGTGCGCTCGCCTTCCCGGTGCATCCCATCAGCCCGCTGCGTATTATCGGTGTACTCCTGATAGCGATTGGAGCGATTCTGATAAAAAAGTTTTAA
- a CDS encoding YitT family protein, which translates to MYHATTSFEGCNRALNFREHTYSVFYNLCLITCGSLLYALAIKGIALNHNFIPAGLFGISVLILQITGLLDAGSWYIIFNLPMFALAWTMISRRFLLYSLFAMLVTGLSYALLPFNFVINNQLYAAVSCGALSGAGGGIVLRSLGSNGGIDVLAVILFQRFNLGIGRFYLILNLVLFAICCFTLDADLVIVSLIMAFVSAKIVDQVLAMFSERKMTLVISRQSQQIADEVLEKLKIGSTFLKGTGAFNKKQQRVLMTVINNIQLKRLEEIVFMHDPDALFIVENTFNVIGSSFSKRKIY; encoded by the coding sequence ATGTATCATGCAACAACCAGCTTTGAAGGATGCAACCGTGCCCTTAATTTCCGCGAGCACACCTATTCTGTCTTTTACAACCTGTGCCTGATTACCTGTGGTTCCCTGCTCTATGCACTGGCGATCAAAGGGATTGCATTGAATCACAACTTCATTCCTGCCGGTCTCTTTGGTATCTCTGTCCTGATCCTGCAAATCACCGGCCTGCTTGATGCGGGCAGCTGGTATATTATCTTCAACCTCCCGATGTTCGCCCTTGCCTGGACCATGATCAGCCGTCGTTTTTTACTTTACAGCCTTTTTGCCATGCTCGTTACCGGCCTCTCCTATGCACTGTTGCCGTTTAACTTCGTCATCAACAACCAGCTCTATGCAGCGGTCAGCTGCGGGGCTCTCTCTGGTGCGGGGGGCGGCATTGTGCTGCGTTCGCTCGGTTCAAACGGCGGCATCGATGTTCTCGCCGTAATCCTGTTTCAACGTTTCAACCTCGGGATTGGTCGTTTCTATCTGATTCTCAACCTGGTTCTTTTTGCAATTTGTTGCTTTACCCTGGATGCCGATCTGGTCATCGTCTCGCTGATCATGGCCTTCGTCTCCGCCAAAATTGTCGATCAGGTTCTGGCGATGTTCAGCGAACGTAAAATGACCCTGGTGATCTCCCGCCAGTCACAACAGATCGCCGACGAGGTGCTCGAAAAACTGAAGATCGGGTCGACCTTCCTGAAAGGCACCGGCGCCTTCAATAAAAAACAGCAACGGGTGCTGATGACGGTGATCAACAACATTCAGCTCAAGCGTCTGGAAGAGATCGTTTTCATGCACGATCCTGATGCGCTTTTTATTGTTGAAAATACCTTCAACGTCATTGGTTCTTCTTTTTCAAAACGCAAAATCTATTAA
- the lptG gene encoding LPS export ABC transporter permease LptG, with protein MKLLTRYTLRTFVRYLMLTSATFTSLYLLVDFLDKVDDFVENHAAGDLYFSYFAALFPGALTQMMPLATLLAVFLTIGGFNRTAELTAMMAGGVGIWRIVLPLCLAGMLISGAVLLSNEFVVPWATRSANHILRAEVKGKAELFTTRGKIWFKRENNYINAKFFNAQEKLLQSVRVFQFDDSSRLIRRIDAKSANYLDAEQTWLLQECTIYRYENNGKNISHFDEVDKLTFDLGKSVTDLKNVEPKPEEMTYQQLREFVARLQAEGFAPGRHRVAMYQHLATPFASFVMVLLGIPFALKRGRNSGMGIGIAISVAVAVTYIVVDATAAALGTTGKVPPFLTVWIANLSFIVLAIILMFRRRI; from the coding sequence ATGAAACTTTTGACTCGCTATACACTGCGGACCTTCGTTCGTTATCTGATGTTGACCAGTGCAACATTCACATCACTTTACCTGCTGGTTGATTTTTTAGACAAAGTTGACGATTTTGTTGAAAATCATGCGGCGGGAGATCTCTACTTTTCCTACTTTGCGGCCCTGTTCCCCGGAGCATTGACGCAGATGATGCCGCTGGCAACCCTCCTGGCGGTTTTTTTAACCATCGGCGGATTCAACCGAACGGCTGAGTTAACCGCCATGATGGCCGGAGGGGTCGGCATCTGGCGGATTGTCCTCCCCCTGTGTCTCGCCGGGATGCTGATCTCGGGAGCGGTATTGCTGAGTAACGAGTTTGTCGTTCCGTGGGCCACGCGCAGTGCGAATCATATTCTGCGTGCGGAGGTTAAAGGAAAGGCAGAACTCTTTACCACGCGCGGTAAAATCTGGTTCAAACGGGAAAACAACTACATCAACGCCAAGTTCTTCAACGCGCAGGAGAAGCTGTTACAAAGTGTCAGGGTTTTTCAATTCGACGACAGTTCCCGCCTGATTCGGCGCATTGATGCAAAGTCCGCAAATTATCTCGATGCAGAGCAAACCTGGTTGTTACAAGAGTGCACAATCTATCGTTACGAGAATAACGGCAAAAACATCTCTCACTTTGACGAAGTGGACAAACTCACTTTCGATCTGGGCAAATCGGTCACCGATCTTAAAAATGTTGAGCCGAAACCGGAGGAGATGACCTACCAGCAACTTCGTGAATTCGTTGCCAGGTTGCAGGCGGAAGGATTTGCCCCCGGTCGCCACCGGGTGGCCATGTATCAGCACCTCGCGACCCCGTTTGCGTCGTTCGTCATGGTTCTGCTCGGCATTCCCTTCGCATTGAAGCGTGGGCGCAATTCGGGCATGGGGATCGGTATCGCGATCAGTGTGGCCGTGGCCGTAACCTATATCGTTGTCGACGCAACCGCTGCCGCACTGGGGACAACCGGTAAAGTACCCCCATTTCTCACGGTCTGGATCGCGAATCTGAGCTTTATCGTGCTTGCGATCATCCTGATGTTTCGGCGGCGTATCTGA
- a CDS encoding metalloregulator ArsR/SmtB family transcription factor: MVKLFKSLADVTRLRLVAILAQGEFTVSELTDILAMGQSRISRHLKILLDAGIVTVQRQGTWSYFRLDGKNNYFQQLCPTILEYLATDGVHPADQQGITRILDERQRKSRDFFDHHAREWDRLAKEMIVADRYQGVLLEQLGQVETVVDVGVGTGSLLGDLSLRARQVIGIDHSPSMLNEARTRVENNQLVNVDLRLGEMTHLPVADHSADALILNMVLHHAPQPPTVFNELRRVLRPGGRVLIAELERHQLEWFRDRLADQWLGFTRQELTDWLQLAGYRLVSLKLMKNSNKLPAVQVLTAELIDQEEHN, from the coding sequence ATGGTTAAATTGTTTAAGTCATTGGCGGATGTGACGCGGCTGCGATTGGTCGCGATTTTGGCTCAGGGAGAATTTACCGTAAGCGAATTGACGGATATTCTCGCCATGGGGCAATCGCGTATTTCGCGACACTTAAAGATTTTGCTGGATGCCGGAATCGTCACTGTGCAGCGCCAGGGGACCTGGAGCTATTTTCGCCTCGACGGGAAGAATAACTATTTTCAGCAGTTGTGTCCGACAATCCTAGAATACCTCGCGACCGACGGAGTGCACCCCGCCGATCAACAGGGGATTACCCGTATTCTGGATGAGCGGCAGCGCAAAAGCCGCGATTTTTTTGACCACCATGCGCGCGAGTGGGATCGGCTGGCCAAAGAGATGATTGTCGCGGATCGCTACCAAGGGGTGCTGCTGGAGCAACTGGGGCAGGTCGAAACCGTGGTCGATGTCGGGGTTGGCACCGGCAGTTTGCTGGGCGATTTGTCGTTGCGGGCGCGTCAGGTTATCGGCATCGATCATTCGCCGTCGATGCTCAATGAAGCCCGGACCCGGGTGGAAAATAATCAACTGGTCAATGTCGATTTACGCCTCGGCGAGATGACACATCTTCCTGTCGCCGACCACAGTGCCGATGCCTTGATCCTGAACATGGTACTGCATCACGCGCCCCAGCCGCCGACAGTTTTCAACGAACTACGCCGGGTGCTGCGTCCCGGCGGCAGGGTGCTGATCGCCGAGCTGGAACGACATCAGCTGGAGTGGTTTCGGGATCGTCTGGCCGACCAGTGGCTGGGGTTTACCCGCCAGGAATTGACAGACTGGCTGCAACTCGCCGGTTATCGTCTGGTTAGCCTGAAATTGATGAAAAACAGCAACAAGCTTCCCGCAGTACAGGTGTTGACTGCGGAATTAATCGATCAAGAGGAGCATAATTGA
- the ahcY gene encoding adenosylhomocysteinase — protein MSNDYKVADISLAEWGRKEIAIAETEMPGLMSIREEFRGAQPLQGARITGSLHMTIQTAVLIETLVDLGAEVRWASCNIFSTQDHAAAAIAAGGIPVYAWKGETLAEYWWCTEQVLTWPDGKGPNMILDDGGDATLLVHKGVEFEKAGAVPEPTADDSDEWSEALKVLQKNFAANPTKWTEAATAIRGVTEETTTGVHRLYQMEKAGSLLFPAMNVNDSVTKSKFDNLYGCRESLIDGIKRATDVMIAGKICVVLGYGDVGKGCAQAFRGMGATVWVTEIDPICALQAAMEGYRVVTMQDAAAQGDIFVTTTGNFHVIDHDDMVAMKDQVIVCNIGHFDNEINVSSLRRYEWINIKPQVDHIVFPNGKRIILLAEGRLVNLGCATGHPSFVMSASFANQTIAQIELFNEYAEYEKQVYVLPKILDEKVARLHLGKVGARLTTLTAAQSAYIDVPVEGPYKPGHYRY, from the coding sequence ATGAGTAACGATTACAAGGTTGCGGACATCTCCCTGGCGGAGTGGGGCCGCAAGGAAATTGCCATTGCCGAGACCGAGATGCCGGGATTGATGTCGATTCGCGAGGAGTTTCGCGGGGCACAACCGCTACAGGGCGCACGGATTACCGGTTCGCTGCACATGACCATTCAGACCGCCGTACTGATTGAAACGCTGGTTGATCTGGGGGCCGAAGTCCGCTGGGCTTCATGCAATATCTTTTCAACCCAGGACCACGCGGCGGCGGCAATCGCGGCAGGCGGGATTCCGGTTTATGCCTGGAAGGGCGAAACGCTTGCTGAATACTGGTGGTGTACCGAGCAGGTGCTCACCTGGCCCGACGGCAAGGGGCCGAACATGATCCTTGACGACGGCGGCGACGCAACGCTGCTGGTGCATAAGGGGGTTGAATTTGAGAAGGCCGGCGCGGTTCCCGAGCCGACCGCCGATGACAGTGACGAGTGGAGCGAAGCGCTTAAGGTGCTGCAAAAGAATTTTGCAGCCAATCCGACCAAATGGACCGAGGCGGCGACCGCGATTCGTGGTGTTACGGAAGAGACGACCACCGGCGTGCATCGCCTCTATCAGATGGAAAAGGCCGGTTCACTCCTTTTCCCGGCGATGAATGTTAACGACTCCGTAACGAAGTCGAAGTTTGATAATCTTTACGGCTGTCGTGAATCACTGATCGACGGGATTAAGCGCGCGACAGATGTGATGATCGCCGGGAAGATTTGTGTTGTCCTCGGCTACGGTGACGTTGGCAAAGGATGCGCTCAGGCGTTCCGCGGGATGGGTGCGACCGTCTGGGTGACCGAGATTGATCCGATCTGCGCCTTGCAGGCGGCGATGGAAGGTTACCGGGTGGTCACAATGCAGGATGCCGCCGCGCAAGGGGATATCTTTGTCACCACCACGGGGAATTTCCATGTGATTGATCATGATGATATGGTGGCGATGAAAGACCAGGTGATCGTCTGCAATATCGGACATTTTGATAATGAAATTAATGTCTCTTCACTGCGCCGCTATGAGTGGATCAACATCAAACCGCAGGTTGACCATATTGTTTTTCCGAACGGCAAGCGCATTATTCTGCTCGCCGAGGGAAGACTGGTTAACCTGGGTTGTGCTACCGGACATCCAAGTTTTGTGATGAGTGCCAGTTTTGCAAATCAGACGATTGCGCAGATCGAGTTGTTCAATGAATATGCTGAATACGAAAAACAGGTCTACGTGTTGCCGAAGATTCTCGATGAGAAGGTGGCCCGTCTGCATCTGGGAAAAGTAGGTGCCAGGTTAACGACATTGACCGCCGCGCAATCCGCCTATATCGATGTTCCGGTCGAAGGGCCTTATAAGCCGGGTCATTACCGATATTGA